One Antarctobacter heliothermus DNA segment encodes these proteins:
- a CDS encoding putative signal transducing protein, with the protein MEELLRTNDITLIPLVTTLLNGEGIDSFELDVNMSVLEGSIGILPRRLMVRADQIDQARRVLREAGVQFEG; encoded by the coding sequence ATGGAAGAGCTTTTGCGCACAAACGACATCACGTTGATCCCGCTGGTCACAACCCTCCTGAACGGGGAGGGTATAGACAGCTTTGAATTGGACGTAAACATGAGCGTCCTCGAAGGGTCCATAGGCATTCTGCCGCGCCGCCTGATGGTGCGCGCCGACCAGATTGATCAGGCCCGTCGTGTTTTGCGAGAGGCCGGGGTGCAGTTTGAGGGCTGA
- a CDS encoding polyprenyl synthetase family protein: MSLDEGTQKPHERLAALLAGDLDLVNALIRQRMASEHAPRIPEVTAHLVEAGGKRLRPLLTLATARMCGYEGPYHIHLAATVEFIHTATLLHDDVVDESKKRRGRPTANLLWDNKSSVLVGDYLFARSFQLMTETGNLRVLGILSDAAATIAEGEVLQLTAAQDLTTTEAIYLQVVRGKTAALFSAATEVGGVIAGQPEEEVQALFDYGDALGIAFQIVDDLLDYWGSDATGKNVGDDFRERKLTLPLIKAFAAASDDEERAFWKRVIEKGDQREGDLEHAIALLNQHGALEATRQEALAWAGKAKAAMESLPQSELRDLLIDLNDYVVSRVS; encoded by the coding sequence ATGAGCTTGGACGAAGGCACGCAAAAGCCGCATGAACGTCTCGCCGCGCTGTTGGCCGGCGATCTTGATCTTGTGAATGCGCTGATCCGCCAAAGGATGGCATCAGAGCACGCACCGCGCATTCCAGAAGTGACCGCGCATCTGGTCGAGGCGGGCGGCAAACGGTTGCGCCCGCTGTTGACCTTGGCGACGGCACGGATGTGCGGCTACGAGGGACCGTATCATATCCATTTGGCCGCAACGGTGGAGTTCATTCACACCGCGACGCTGCTGCATGACGATGTGGTGGACGAAAGCAAGAAGCGGCGCGGGCGGCCCACGGCGAACCTGCTGTGGGACAATAAGTCCAGCGTATTGGTGGGCGACTACCTGTTCGCGCGGTCGTTCCAGTTGATGACAGAGACGGGCAACCTGCGGGTTCTGGGCATTCTTAGCGACGCAGCGGCGACCATCGCTGAGGGGGAGGTGCTGCAGCTGACCGCCGCTCAGGATCTGACCACGACAGAGGCGATCTATCTTCAGGTGGTGCGGGGCAAGACGGCGGCGCTGTTTTCGGCCGCGACCGAGGTGGGCGGCGTGATTGCGGGCCAGCCCGAGGAAGAGGTGCAGGCGCTGTTTGATTACGGCGACGCGCTGGGGATTGCCTTTCAGATTGTGGACGACCTGCTGGATTATTGGGGGTCAGACGCGACGGGCAAAAATGTGGGCGATGATTTCCGCGAGCGAAAGCTGACGCTGCCTCTGATCAAGGCCTTTGCTGCCGCCTCAGACGACGAAGAGCGCGCCTTTTGGAAGCGGGTCATCGAGAAGGGCGACCAGCGCGAGGGCGACCTTGAGCATGCCATTGCCTTGCTCAATCAGCATGGCGCGTTGGAGGCGACGCGGCAGGAGGCATTGGCTTGGGCGGGCAAGGCGAAGGCGGCAATGGAAAGCCTGCCGCAATCAGAGCTGCGCGACCTTTTGATCGATCTCAATGACTATGTGGTGAGCCGTGTGAGTTGA
- a CDS encoding tetratricopeptide repeat protein, producing the protein MTAWTQTVRAGLLAAAFTLPTLVSANGFAGDYLAARQASFLGDYESAAHFYGKALARDPGRPELLERAVLSNISLGEVDRASTYADRLAQEGFASQIAQMAIVARDARGEAFAPVLTAIDEKRGLGPLADGLIKAWAQLGQGDMTTALATFDEVAGIQGLGPFAAYHKAFALASVGDYQTADDLLSSKLGAGMGATRRGIMARAEILSQLDRNGDAIDLLTTAFGNDLDPGLENLRTRLQGNETVPFTHVTSPRDGIAEVFYTLAGALAAEDNQDLTLLYARLAEYLRADHIDAILLSAEVLTQVGQYELAVETYARVPTDHPAFHAAELGRAEALRSDERMEEAIAVLEGLTETHGNMSVVYTTLGDFLRQEERFADAIEAYTTALSKVGEITDRQWFVFYARAISNEREGLWEAAEADFRKALDLNPDQPQVLNYLGYSLVEKQVKLDEALAMIERAVKARPNAGYIVDSLGWVLYRLGRYEEAVPHMEHAAELMPIDPIVNDHLGDVYWAVGREREAEFMWKRALSFVDWEDAAEEADPVRIKRKLEVGLDVVLAEEGAPPLQVADDLGSE; encoded by the coding sequence TTGACAGCTTGGACACAGACGGTGCGCGCAGGCCTGCTGGCAGCGGCGTTTACCCTGCCGACCCTGGTATCGGCCAACGGCTTTGCGGGCGACTACCTCGCCGCGCGTCAGGCCAGCTTTCTGGGCGATTACGAGTCCGCCGCCCATTTCTATGGCAAGGCGCTGGCCCGCGATCCGGGCCGCCCCGAACTGCTGGAACGTGCGGTCCTGTCCAATATCTCACTGGGTGAGGTGGACCGGGCATCGACCTACGCCGACCGACTTGCGCAAGAGGGCTTTGCCAGTCAGATCGCCCAGATGGCGATTGTGGCACGGGACGCCCGAGGCGAGGCGTTCGCCCCCGTCCTCACGGCCATTGACGAAAAGCGCGGGCTGGGTCCGCTGGCCGACGGTCTGATAAAGGCATGGGCACAACTGGGGCAGGGCGACATGACCACCGCCCTTGCCACCTTTGATGAGGTGGCGGGCATTCAGGGCCTTGGCCCCTTTGCCGCCTACCACAAGGCGTTCGCGCTCGCCTCTGTCGGTGACTACCAAACCGCCGATGACCTGCTGTCCAGCAAGCTGGGGGCCGGTATGGGGGCCACCCGTCGCGGTATCATGGCCCGCGCTGAAATCCTCAGCCAGCTTGACCGCAACGGCGATGCAATCGACCTGCTGACCACGGCCTTTGGCAATGATCTTGATCCGGGGCTGGAAAACCTGCGCACCCGTCTACAAGGCAATGAAACCGTGCCGTTCACGCATGTCACGTCGCCGCGCGATGGCATTGCAGAGGTGTTCTATACCCTCGCCGGGGCGCTGGCGGCTGAGGACAATCAGGATCTGACGCTGCTCTATGCCCGTCTGGCCGAATACCTGCGCGCGGACCACATCGACGCCATTCTACTGTCGGCAGAGGTGCTGACGCAGGTTGGTCAGTACGAACTGGCCGTCGAAACCTATGCACGCGTGCCGACCGATCATCCGGCCTTTCACGCGGCAGAACTGGGCCGGGCAGAGGCGCTGCGCTCGGACGAGCGTATGGAAGAGGCGATTGCCGTCCTCGAAGGGCTGACAGAAACCCATGGCAACATGTCTGTCGTTTACACCACGCTGGGCGATTTCCTGCGACAGGAAGAACGGTTTGCCGATGCGATAGAGGCATATACAACCGCGCTCTCCAAGGTCGGTGAAATCACCGATCGGCAATGGTTCGTGTTCTACGCCCGTGCCATTTCCAACGAACGCGAAGGTCTGTGGGAGGCCGCAGAGGCGGATTTCCGCAAAGCACTGGACCTGAACCCGGACCAGCCGCAGGTGCTGAACTATCTTGGCTATTCGCTGGTGGAAAAGCAGGTCAAGCTGGATGAGGCGCTGGCGATGATCGAACGCGCCGTCAAGGCGCGGCCAAACGCCGGGTACATCGTCGACAGCCTTGGCTGGGTGCTCTACCGCCTTGGCCGCTACGAAGAGGCGGTGCCGCACATGGAACACGCCGCCGAACTGATGCCCATCGACCCGATCGTCAATGATCACCTTGGCGATGTCTATTGGGCCGTCGGGCGCGAACGTGAGGCCGAATTCATGTGGAAGCGCGCGCTGTCCTTCGTCGACTGGGAGGACGCCGCCGAAGAGGCCGACCCGGTGCGGATCAAACGTAAGCTGGAGGTCGGGCTGGACGTGGTTCTGGCCGAAGAAGGCGCACCGCCCTTGCAGGTAGCGGATGACCTCGGCAGCGAGTGA
- a CDS encoding tRNA1(Val) (adenine(37)-N6)-methyltransferase: MRAETFLPDALTEDAMLGGQVRLLQPLEGYRAGTDPVLLAAAVSALPGQSVLELGCGAAPGLCCLGVRVPGLRLSGLELQPGYADLARRNLARNGLEGTIWTGNLASPPPDMKVQSFDHVFANPPYFEAGKRIVADGSDREIALAGATPLADWVSCAAKRLKPRGYATFIQRAERLPDLLSAMSGRLGALELLPLLPREGRPPRLILVRGRKDGRAAFRFHAGLVIHRGSHHEEPGSQYTDRFAQVMMRGAALEFPAGRA; this comes from the coding sequence TTGAGGGCTGAAACCTTCCTCCCCGACGCGTTGACAGAGGACGCGATGCTGGGGGGGCAAGTGCGCCTGCTGCAGCCGTTGGAAGGTTACCGCGCCGGAACCGATCCAGTTCTGCTTGCCGCCGCCGTATCGGCGCTGCCGGGGCAAAGCGTGCTGGAACTGGGCTGCGGGGCTGCGCCGGGTCTATGTTGTCTGGGTGTGCGTGTGCCCGGCCTGCGATTGTCCGGACTGGAATTGCAGCCGGGCTATGCCGATCTGGCCCGGCGGAACCTTGCGCGCAACGGATTGGAGGGCACGATCTGGACCGGCAACCTGGCCAGCCCGCCGCCGGACATGAAAGTGCAAAGCTTTGACCACGTTTTTGCCAATCCTCCCTACTTTGAGGCAGGCAAGCGTATTGTTGCCGACGGCAGCGATCGTGAGATCGCGCTGGCAGGGGCCACGCCGCTTGCGGATTGGGTGTCCTGCGCCGCCAAACGGCTGAAGCCGCGTGGCTACGCCACATTTATTCAGCGCGCCGAACGTCTGCCGGATCTGCTGTCTGCCATGTCGGGCCGCCTTGGGGCCTTGGAATTGTTGCCTTTATTGCCTCGTGAGGGCCGTCCACCGCGCCTGATCCTTGTCCGGGGTCGTAAAGATGGGCGCGCGGCCTTTCGGTTTCACGCGGGCCTGGTGATTCACCGCGGCTCGCACCACGAAGAGCCGGGCAGCCAATATACCGACCGCTTTGCGCAAGTCATGATGCGCGGTGCGGCGCTGGAATTTCCGGCAGGACGGGCCTGA
- a CDS encoding 4-(cytidine 5'-diphospho)-2-C-methyl-D-erythritol kinase, translating into MTSAASEVFAPAKINLTLHVTGRRADGYHLLDSLVMFADVGDRVTVARADHMSLTVTGPMAAGVPTDARNLCWRAAEAFGQPVAITLDKHLPAAAGIGGGSSDAAAVLRAMEQLFGRPFGGDPLSLGADVPVCMVAHAARMQSIGEIVTPLDLPPLRAVLVNPRVEVATPAVFKALARRDNAPMMPLPDSRQADAVFGWLADQRNDLQPPAEGLCPEISQVLGALSSLDGVRLARMSGSGATCFALFDSDTPTEAMARDLQAAFPQWWVAATILT; encoded by the coding sequence ATGACCTCGGCAGCGAGTGAGGTTTTCGCCCCGGCCAAGATCAATCTGACCCTGCATGTCACCGGACGGCGGGCTGATGGCTATCACTTGCTCGACAGTCTGGTGATGTTCGCCGACGTGGGCGACCGGGTGACGGTGGCCCGCGCAGATCACATGTCGCTGACCGTCACCGGCCCGATGGCCGCCGGGGTGCCAACGGATGCGCGCAACCTGTGCTGGCGCGCGGCAGAGGCATTTGGTCAGCCGGTGGCGATCACCTTGGACAAACACCTGCCCGCAGCGGCGGGGATCGGGGGCGGCTCCTCCGATGCGGCGGCGGTGCTGCGCGCGATGGAGCAGTTGTTTGGCCGTCCGTTTGGAGGCGATCCGCTTTCACTGGGTGCGGATGTGCCGGTCTGCATGGTGGCCCACGCCGCCCGGATGCAGAGCATCGGAGAGATCGTGACGCCGCTGGACCTGCCGCCGCTACGGGCCGTGCTGGTCAATCCACGGGTCGAGGTCGCGACCCCTGCGGTATTCAAGGCGCTTGCCCGGCGCGACAACGCGCCGATGATGCCTCTGCCGGACAGCAGGCAAGCGGATGCTGTGTTTGGGTGGTTGGCGGATCAGCGCAACGATCTGCAGCCCCCGGCCGAAGGTCTGTGTCCTGAGATTTCGCAGGTGTTGGGCGCATTGTCTTCTCTGGACGGGGTTCGGCTTGCGCGCATGTCCGGCTCTGGTGCCACCTGCTTTGCGTTGTTCGACTCCGACACGCCGACAGAGGCAATGGCCCGCGACCTTCAAGCCGCCTTCCCGCAGTGGTGGGTGGCTGCGACCATACTGACGTAA